The Megalobrama amblycephala isolate DHTTF-2021 linkage group LG1, ASM1881202v1, whole genome shotgun sequence genome segment AgtacagtttaaaaaatggcCATCCAAGTAAATAATCACCTCTTTTAAACAGTtccaataaaatgttaatattttaatccCCATGAGGGGAGAATTTATAGCAGGATTTCCTACAGTATATACTGCATTGTTGTAACCTAGGTATGTCTTATAAATTTGCATGTGAGTGTTAAATATGCTTAATGTATTATCATTCTCGGTTTTCTGCAGGACACACAAGGACAGGAAAATAGAGGTAAAACATgtgcaaaaatgtaaaacaactaACTCCATTTCCTTCAGTCTCCAAGATGGCATGTAGTTTATTTATTCTGTGGAAATCGCATGTTGCAAAGCTTTAAATTTTGATCGACTGGAgcgttaattcaaataaaagttAATGTGTCCAATAAAACACTGTTACTGAAGTGAGACCTTCAAACCTCACTTGGGTTGTCAAGGGTTTACTGACAGCTCAGGTGATTATTATAACACTTTAATAGTCTAGTAATTAGTAATGTGTTTAGCATAagtataatgaaaaataaacatgttGAGACTAGTAAGCCATAAATTCACCAATCAAGTAAAAGCAAATTaatcaattgttttttttttctagaagcAACAAACTGGAGGTCAGATGATTGCAGCACCGAGCAAGTGACCAGATCTGCTAATTTGGAAGATTCTTCAAACACAAATGTGTGTAACATCCATTATGCCAACCATTCATCCCAATGCTATGGACACACAAGTGAGATGCATCACTCTGGTCTTAATGTTGAATCAGAGCCTGAACAGCCTATTTACATGCAAACATTTCCTGAGCACCTACCTGAATTTGTTGAAGAAGGGACTTTAGATGACAATGCGTTATTTGATGAAGACTTTTCAATTGATGATGACCTCTCATTTGAAGACAGTTTTGAGCTTAACCTAGAGGAGGGAACAGAACTCGAAAGCTCTACAAACACTGTAGATCATCCACTGTACAGAAATGCACCAATTTCTGTTGCAGAGAGTCTTCTCCTCATAATGACTTTTGcaaacagacacaaaataacAGGAAAAGCTCTCAGTGATTTGCTTACATTAATATCTCTGCACTGCCCCTCTGATACACAGACTGAGTGTCTTAAAAATTTACACAAATTTAAACAGTTATTTGATGATCCCTCCTCTCTGCTTTTGCACACATATTGTAGCTCATGCTTCATGATTGTTGAGAGTATAGACACCCAGTGTAAAACCTGTGAAGCCAATGTGTCGATGGAGGGGTCAACCTCCTATTTTATTGAGGTTCCCATTGAAGCACAACTGAAGAGATTGTTTGCTCAGGAAGGTTTTGAAGAAAAACTTAAGTtcaggtttaatagacataaaaAATGTCATGACAGTATTGAAGAAATATATGACGGAAAAACCTATCAGAAATTAACTACTTGCAATGGGCCTCTCAGTGATTCCAGAAACATTTCGTTAATGTGGAACACAGACGGTATACCTATTTTTAAGTCTTCAAAGTTTTCTGTTTGGCCTTTTTATTGTGTCATAAACGAGTTAAATTTTGTTGAACGCACGAAACGAGAAAACATGATATTTGCAGGTGTTTGGTTTGGGGATTCAAAGCCGTCAATGTTGACATTCCTTGAACCACTGTGTGGCACTCTGAACAAAATTGAAAGAGAAGGAATTTCTCTTCAGTTTGCAGGAGCTCAAGAACCTTTCATATGCAAAGCCTTTACAATTGCAGGAACCTGCGATTTGCCTGCAAAAGCTTTGGTACTTAATACTGTTCAATTCAATGGACATTTTGGGTGTCTAAAGTGTGAACAGCCAGGTCAAACAGTGAAGACTGGAGAGAGAGGTCATGTCCATGCCTTTCCTTTCCAGAAGACAGATCCAAAAGGCCCGCCTCGTACTCACAAGGGGTTTGTAGATTATGCTAAGATGGCCTATGATTCCAACAGCGTTGTTCGTGGGGTGAAGGGACCTACGTTTCTCAGCAGACTAACAAGCTATGATTTGGTCTTGGGCACAGGTATAGACTACATGCATTGTGTACTACTGGGAGTAATGCGTCTATTGATGTTTTTGTGGTTTTCCACAGAGTTCTCTCGATGTGCATTCAGTATGGTCAGATCAATCAAAGAAGTTGACAAACGTCTGGAAGAAATAAGGCCACCATTTATGATTCGATTCCCTCGTTCTGTGTCTTCTCACAGGATGTTCTTTAAAGCATCTGAGTATCGGtccattttgctgtttttcgGGCCAGTTGTATTCCGGGGCATTCTTGCAGGACTGTACTACAACCATTTCCTGCTCCTTAGTGAAGCAATCTTTATTCTTCTGATGGAGTCAATAACCCCTGCTCAAATAGATCATGCTGAGAAACTACTCTGGAATTTCTGTTCTCAAATGAGTGGACTCTATGGTGAGCGATACATGACAGCCAATTTGCACTTACTTGTCCATTTAGCTGATAGTGTAAGAGCTCTTGGACCTCTGTGGACACACTCTTGCTTTCACTTTGAAGACAAAAATGGGTACTTGCTCCGTCTTATACATGGAACCCAGAATATACCTGCCCAAATGGTAAATGCTGTAAAGACTATACAATATCTCCCTAGCATCACACAAAACATAAAGCTGAACATAGTAACTACTGAGTTTTTGGCCAGAATGACAAATAGCAATAGTTATCAACCAAGTAATGTTGTCAATATTGTGGCCATGTTAGGGGCATCATTCAATAGATGTCTTGAAACTGATGATATTTTTCTTCTGGAACAGTTTCTTGGTCAGGCTTTACATAGTAATGTGGTCAAGGCATATAACAGAGCTCAAATAGGGAAAATAATTTACACTTCCCAGCAGTATGTCAAAGCCAAAAGACGAAACAATTACACAGTGTTATTTTGTGATGGTGCGCAGATCAAATATGGACAGATTAAATTATTGTGTTCCTACAAAGAACCCAATGAAGGTCAGAATGAGATAAAACTtgcgtttttgaatgaatttgcaGTTGCAAGCATAAATCTTCTACAAGATACTTTGACAGGTGGAACGTGTTTCCATATTGTTAGCCTCCTGGAAGTTCCTGTGAGAAAGACAGTGGTAGGACTTGAAAGTATTTTGGCAAAGTTGATGTTCATTGATTTGTCCTCGATGCCTGGTATTGTGTTTGCTGCACATTTCCCTAACAAACTTGAAAGGGACTAAAGATATTATAAAGTCAAAGATATGATCTTATTTTGAACAAAAGGGCCCATGATTTAACTAGTTGAAAATCCctactgaaaatgtaaaatatgttgaTGGACAACTGTGATGCCATCTCAACTGTTTTATATGGGCAAATCTATTGTCATACAAAAAGGTCACTTTGGGGCTAACATGAGAAGATGCATACATCTGAATATAcaacattaaaattattaatgataTGAGTTTTTGGCAGTTAAACTTTGATACAtctgaaatgttgaaattgtaATTTCTTTGCTCTCAAGTTACCaataaattactgtttttaattttgcaatgtgttttgtgtggttaataaaattattttactgAATTACATGCAGTGAAATATTTCAAATcatttatagaaaataatataaaagaaGAGGGTCTTTGTAGCCTAAAATAAAAGATTtacaattaatttattcatacaggaatacattatatttaaaaaatcatgtGGATTAAGATATCATATGAAACATCCAAGACAGTGATCCAAGTCTTAGAATTCAATGAGCACTTGTGGAAATCTCTTCCTTTGCTCTATCTGAGTTAAGCATGAGATGCATGAATTGAAGCTGGGATAAGATTATATTGAGTTCATGGAGAGAACTCTGTCTGAGATCACAAAGAGACACAGAAGTTGAGAAACTCTGAGCATTATATTAGAGCTTGTTGAGATCTATTCTGAAACTTAAAAGGAGACTAAATTGAGATTTAGTGCATCTTATTGCTCCAGAGAAAAGCCTGAGACACAGGAGAAATAAACCTTTGTCTCAGTTTGGTGTCATATGGATCTCAAAGTTGTCTAGGAgaaataaatgaaacattttggAGATCTCTTTTCAGATTTTCTTTTCCTCTGGGgtgtttacattacaaatgtgcggaaggaggatcgtatacacatattcatatgtctttgtgtcagtttattgtttaaccctttgagcggtacgttcccacatatgggatgtttatttctgtgcccctggggggcgtacggttccacatatgggatttaggatgttcagcgacgtcaaataactgctagattcaaactgtgctttcgcgctctggctgcgagacggacgcgcgctctcttgtcatcacagctatgcagtgttttcagccacataatgtttcttttaaggtttcagacatttaaatacgcataagcaccattaaacaatacatttggagtttataaaatacatacTGATGTCAGACGTCAGTGGAATAACGtcaataaacagtgaattcaaatataatttgccgacatttattcatatcagacacacataatgggtctaagtaactataaagtttactctcttaggggccgttcacacagaacgcgtttttctattccaatgcgctactttcccattgtttttctatgtaaacacgcgcttgacggacgtgcatgaccTTTACGCTCAcgtctcgcgtcttttgcagcgcctctcacatgagcgccgcgtttttaagacgccgtgtcaagttaaaagaatttcaacttttacatgcAGCGctgctcatcaatgtcagttccaaaacagtggaccaatcagaagaactcggaGGCCGGGCGAACGTTGCAAGCTTCTGTTTACAGTAGcaagttggcatgacaactgttttatatgacggcaacatggcggaggaggcgctcattattatcttattttctttttttccatgtcaaaacttgtatctgtcaATTCTGCTatttgcctatttctattatttccgttattgtTGTAATTGCATCACTTCTCAAAGGCGCGTCTCGAGACTCTCGCGTTCTATGCTGCGCTTTTTTAAAAACCACTCCTGAGTGCTGTCTCTTGCGTTTTTATacgcaaagacgcgttctgtgtgaacggccccttattcttccagttcaccagccacttacttgcatatatttcaggagaaactgatgtattcacctgctgtaaatcagactgacagaactctgtgaactgcagtgcaaactaagaaggcggcgcccatctcgcattatagatcaagataaagatcatttataaaggtttttaaacgacaaaacactcactcacacata includes the following:
- the LOC125265685 gene encoding uncharacterized protein LOC125265685, coding for MAQKYNSRWRRKVKSQQNTCKRYRRKDTQGQENREATNWRSDDCSTEQVTRSANLEDSSNTNVCNIHYANHSSQCYGHTSEMHHSGLNVESEPEQPIYMQTFPEHLPEFVEEGTLDDNALFDEDFSIDDDLSFEDSFELNLEEGTELESSTNTVDHPLYRNAPISVAESLLLIMTFANRHKITGKALSDLLTLISLHCPSDTQTECLKNLHKFKQLFDDPSSLLLHTYCSSCFMIVESIDTQCKTCEANVSMEGSTSYFIEVPIEAQLKRLFAQEGFEEKLKFRFNRHKKCHDSIEEIYDGKTYQKLTTCNGPLSDSRNISLMWNTDGIPIFKSSKFSVWPFYCVINELNFVERTKRENMIFAGVWFGDSKPSMLTFLEPLCGTLNKIEREGISLQFAGAQEPFICKAFTIAGTCDLPAKALVLNTVQFNGHFGCLKCEQPGQTVKTGERGHVHAFPFQKTDPKGPPRTHKGFVDYAKMAYDSNSVVRGVKGPTFLSRLTSYDLVLGTGIDYMHCVLLGVMRLLMFLWFSTEFSRCAFSMVRSIKEVDKRLEEIRPPFMIRFPRSVSSHRMFFKASEYRSILLFFGPVVFRGILAGLYYNHFLLLSEAIFILLMESITPAQIDHAEKLLWNFCSQMSGLYGERYMTANLHLLVHLADSVRALGPLWTHSCFHFEDKNGYLLRLIHGTQNIPAQMVNAVKTIQYLPSITQNIKLNIVTTEFLARMTNSNSYQPSNVVNIVAMLGASFNRCLETDDIFLLEQFLGQALHSNVVKAYNRAQIGKIIYTSQQYVKAKRRNNYTVLFCDGAQIKYGQIKLLCSYKEPNEGQNEIKLAFLNEFAVASINLLQDTLTGGTCFHIVSLLEVPVRKTVVGLESILAKLMFIDLSSMPGIVFAAHFPNKLERD